In one Tripterygium wilfordii isolate XIE 37 chromosome 22, ASM1340144v1, whole genome shotgun sequence genomic region, the following are encoded:
- the LOC119991772 gene encoding linoleate 13S-lipoxygenase 3-1, chloroplastic-like, giving the protein MALSREIMCCSAIERSSPFLTSSKDLLKQNTLLLVKSKPVYFQRRMNLKVVPTMAAIREDLFIKAVPADHQEEKPVNFKVRAVVTVKPKSKEDLKETFVKHLDAFTDKIGRNVALVLISTEIDQKTKAPKRSNEAVLKDWSKKSNVKAKRVHYTAEFIVDSNFGVPGAITVSNKHQQEFFLESITIEGFASGPVHFPCNSWVQASKSHPEKRIFFSNQPYLPSETPAGLRSLRQTELRSIRGDGKGERKLSDRIYDFDVYNDLGNPDKGIEFVRPTLGGKEIPYPRRCRTGRPATDSDMYAESRVEKPLPMYVPRDEQFEECKQDAFSAGRLKAVLHNLLPSLKASLSAHNHDLKGFSDIDSLYSKGLLLKVPMLQDELLKKLPLSKLVTTIKESSQGLLRYDTPKIVSKDKFAWLRDDEFGRQTMAGVNPVNIERLKEFPPVSKLDPEIHGPQESALKEEHILGHLNGMTVQQALEENKLFIIDYHDMYLPFLDRINGLDGRKAYATRTIFFLTPLGTLKPIAIELSLPPSGPSSRSKRVVTPPVDATSNWIWQLAKAHVCSNDSGVHQLANHWLRTHAAMEPFIIAAHRQLSAMHPIFKLLDPHMRYTLEINALARQNLINADGVIEACFTPGRYCMEISAATYLDWRFDMEGLPADLIRRGMAVPDPTQPHGLKLLIEDYPYASDGLLIWSAIENWVRTYVNRYYTNSSQICNDKELQAWYSESINVGHADHRHAEWWPKLATSDDLVSILTTIIWLASAQHAALNFGQYPYNGYVPNRPPLMRRLIPEESDPEYANFLADPQKYFLLALPSLLQATKFMAVVDTLSTHSPDEEYIGERQQPSIWSGDAEIIHAFYGFSAEIRQIEKQIEQRNNDPSLRNRCGAGVLPYELLAPSSEPGVTCRGVPNSVSI; this is encoded by the exons ATGGCGCTGAGTAGAGAAATCATGTGTTGTTCTGCAATTGAGAGATCATCTCCATTTTTGACCTCCTCAAAGGATTTATTGAAACAGAACACTCTGCTTTTGGTTAAAAGTAAGCCAGTGTATTTCCAGAGGAGAATGAATTTGAAGGTTGTTCCTACTATGGCTGCAATTCGTGAAGATTTGTTTATAAAGGCAGTGCCTGCAGATCATCAAGAAGAGAAGCCAGTGAACTTCAAGGTGAGGGCAGTGGTCACTGTGAAGCCGAAAAGCAAAGAGGATTTGAAGGAGACATTTGTGAAGCATTTGGATGCTTTCACTGACAAAATTGGGAGAAATGTTGCTTTGGTTCTTATTAGTACTGAAATTGATCAAA AAACAAAGGCACCAAAGAGGAGCAATGAAGCTGTGTTGAAGGACTGGTCGAAGAAATCGAATGTTAAAGCCAAAAGGGTTCATTACACAGCAGAGTTCATTGTGGACTCAAATTTTGGGGTTCCAGGAGCTATCACAGTGAGCAACAAGCACCAACAAGAATTTTTCTTGGAGAGTATCACCATTGAAGGATTTGCTAGTGGTCCAGTCCATTTCCCTTGCAACTCTTGGGTTCAGGCCAGCAAATCTCATCCTGAAAAAAGGATTTTCTTCTCTAATCAG CCATATTTACCAAGTGAAACTCCAGCGGGACTTAGATCGTTGAGACAAACTGAGCTAAGAAGCATCAGAGGTGATggcaaaggagaaagaaaattaTCGGATAGAATATACGATTTCGATGTTTATAATGATCTAGGAAATCCGGACAAGGGTATTGAATTTGTTAGACCAACTCTCGGAGGTAAAGAAATTCCATACCCCAGACGTTGTCGGACTGGACGCCCTGCGACCGATTCAG ATATGTACGCAGAGagccgggtagagaagccaTTGCCAATGTACGTGCCTAGAGACGAACAATTTGAGGAGTGTAAACAAGATGCATTCTCGGCTGGGAGGCTTAAGGCAGTTCTTCACAACTTATTACCATCCTTAAAAGCCAGCCTTTCTGCTCATAACCATGACTTGAAAGGATTTTCCGACATCGACAGTCTTTACAGCAAAGGGCTTCTCCTGAAAGTACCAATGCTGCAAGATGAGCTGTTGAAAAAGCTACCACTGTCAAAACTTGTTACCACCATTAAGGAATCTAGCCAGGGACTTCTCAGATATGACACACCAAAGATAGTGTCCA AGGACAAGTTTGCCTGGCTAAGAGACGATGAATTCGGTCGCCAAACAATGGCTGGAGTTAACCCGGTTAACATTGAGAGACTCAAGGAATTTCCTCCAGTGAGTAAACTTGACCCTGAAATCCATGGTCCGCAGGAGTCTGCACTCAAAGAAGAGCACATACTGGGACATCTCAATGGCATGACAGTTCAACAAGCATTGGAGGAAAACAAGCTGTTTATAATTGATTACCATGACATGTACTTACCATTTCTGGACCGGATCAATGGACTAGATGGAAGAAAAGCGTATGCAACTCGTACAATATTTTTCTTAACCCCTCTAGGCACTCTGAAGCCCATTGCCATAGAACTTAGCCTCCCTCCATCAGGGCCATCGTCCAGATCAAAGCGTGTGGTTACGCCTCCAGTTGATGCAACTTCCAATTGGATTTGGCAATTAGCCAAGGCTCATGTCTGCTCCAACGACTCTGGTGTTCACCAACTTGCCAATCATTG GTTGCGTACACATGCTGCCATGGAGCCATTTATTATTGCAGCACATAGGCAATTGAGTGCAATGCACCCCATATTTAAGCTTTTGGATCCACACATGAGATATACTCTGGAGATTAACGCTCTGGCGCGACAAAACCTGATCAATGCTGATGGTGTCATCGAGGCTTGCTTCACTCCTGGCCGATATTGTATGGAGATTAGTGCTGCTACATACCTCGATTGGCGGTTTGACATGGAGGGGCTTCCAGCTGATCTTATTCGCAG GGGCATGGCTGTACCTGACCCAACACAACCACATGGGCTGAAGCTTTTGATTGAAGACTACCCTTATGCAAGTGATGGACTGCTAATTTGGTCAGCAATTGAGAATTGGGTCCGGACTTATGTCAATCGTTACTACACCAATTCAAGCCAAATTTGCAATGACAAAGAGCTCCAAGCATGGTATTCTGAGTCCATCAATGTTGGCCACGCTGATCACCGCCACGCAGAATGGTGGCCGAAACTTGCCACCTCCGACGATCTAGTCTCCATCCTGACCACTATCATTTGGCTGGCCTCCGCGCAACATGCTGCCCTTAATTTCGGACAATACCCTTACAATGGGTACGTCCCAAATAGGCCACCACTAATGAGAAGGCTAATCCCTGAAGAAAGTGATCCAGAGTATGCTAATTTCCTAGCTGACCCACAAAAATATTTCTTACTAGCATTGCCAAGTTTgttacaagcaacaaaatttatGGCTGTGGTGGATACACTCTCAACGCATTCACCGGACGAGGAGTACATAGGGGAGAGACAACAACCTTCGATTTGGTCGGGCGATGCCGAAATTATTCATGCATTTTATGGTTTCTCGGCGGAGATTAGACAGATAGAGAAACAAATTGAGCAAAGGAACAATGATCCTAGCCTTAGAAACCGTTGTGGTGCCGGAGTATTACCATATGAGTTGCTGGCTCCTAGCTCAGAACCTGGAGTCACATGCAGAGGAGTTCCTAATAGTGTATCAATTTAG